A single region of the Rhodospirillales bacterium genome encodes:
- a CDS encoding trypsin-like serine protease: MTTARSWTAALALLMLAGSPALGGERISIAGGERIGIIGDDDRAILDSAEWPWSAVGRVNRTWGGYCTGTLVAAEVVLTAAHCIFDARTRRWIKPEELHFLAGYRRGGYLFHATVRRVVAPLTPPPRQGGVAGNDWPADDWALLVLGEAATVAPIPVKALDDGEAAGDGELHVMRAGYGQDRPHLLSLHDDCRITGRLAAGRVLKHGCDALQGDSGSPLLVRSGDGVFVIGVTSGVARIGTVQQGMAVGAAAFLAALRALDQPDEAGDGRPRN; this comes from the coding sequence GTGACCACGGCTCGCTCATGGACGGCGGCGCTCGCGTTGTTGATGCTGGCCGGGTCGCCCGCGCTCGGCGGCGAGCGCATCAGCATCGCCGGCGGCGAGCGCATCGGCATCATCGGCGACGATGACCGGGCTATCCTGGACAGCGCAGAGTGGCCTTGGAGCGCCGTCGGCCGGGTCAACCGGACCTGGGGCGGCTATTGCACCGGAACGCTCGTCGCTGCCGAGGTGGTGCTGACCGCCGCCCACTGCATCTTCGACGCGCGCACCCGGCGGTGGATCAAGCCGGAGGAACTGCACTTCCTCGCGGGCTATCGCCGCGGCGGATACCTGTTCCACGCCACCGTCAGGCGCGTCGTGGCGCCCCTGACCCCGCCGCCTCGCCAGGGCGGCGTCGCCGGCAATGACTGGCCTGCCGATGATTGGGCCCTGCTCGTCCTGGGGGAGGCCGCGACGGTCGCGCCGATCCCCGTCAAGGCGCTCGACGACGGCGAGGCGGCCGGCGACGGCGAACTGCACGTGATGCGCGCCGGATACGGCCAGGATCGGCCGCATCTCCTGTCCCTCCATGACGACTGCAGGATTACGGGGCGGTTGGCGGCGGGCCGGGTGCTGAAACACGGCTGCGACGCGTTGCAGGGAGATTCCGGCTCGCCGCTGCTGGTGAGGTCCGGGGACGGGGTATTCGTGATCGGCGTCACCAGCGGCGTTGCCCGCATCGGCACGGTGCAGCAGGGTATGGCGGTGGGCGCAGCGGCGTTCCTCGCCGCGCTGCGGGCTCTGGATCAGCCGGACGAGGCCGGCGATGGCCGTCCCCGCAACTGA
- a CDS encoding transglycosylase SLT domain-containing protein, with amino-acid sequence MAAASVQAAPAPADPWRVCRQAISAAEQAERLPRHLLAAIALVESGRPSEASGTVPWPWTITAEGRGRFLASKADAVSAVQELRERDVRNIDVGCMQVNMHYHPRAFADLDAAFDPAANAGYAARHLRALFRQAGSWPSAVSLYHNGKFHMNRQYRIRVMKVWSQLRGRPSPASSG; translated from the coding sequence GTGGCTGCCGCATCGGTGCAGGCTGCGCCGGCGCCGGCCGATCCGTGGCGCGTCTGCCGGCAGGCGATCTCCGCGGCCGAGCAGGCGGAAAGACTGCCGCGCCACCTCCTCGCTGCCATCGCCCTGGTCGAGTCCGGCCGTCCCAGCGAAGCGAGCGGCACCGTCCCATGGCCGTGGACGATCACCGCGGAGGGCAGGGGGCGGTTCCTCGCCAGCAAGGCGGATGCCGTCAGTGCGGTGCAGGAGCTTCGCGAGCGCGATGTGCGCAACATCGACGTCGGCTGCATGCAGGTCAACATGCACTACCATCCGCGCGCCTTCGCGGATCTCGACGCGGCCTTCGATCCGGCCGCCAATGCCGGTTATGCCGCCCGTCACCTGCGTGCGCTGTTTCGCCAGGCCGGCTCATGGCCCTCCGCCGTGTCGCTCTATCACAACGGCAAATTCCACATGAACCGGCAGTACCGGATCCGGGTGATGAAGGTGTGGTCTCAGTTGCGGGGACGGCCATCGCCGGCCTCGTCCGGCTGA
- a CDS encoding HD domain-containing protein, whose amino-acid sequence MENQSILIACRDREPLKNIIKAIALNHKVTLHQDGAAALESILLDMPRIALIDIDLPGMNATELARRVHRSMSHSLPTLVLFGRKGDVRLSAMITHGFAQGFIELPSSDGAFLERFWNIVDSRLRASWAGLNEVQRALLEAGSECVDMMARTAAADEPVDADLVNTFCSSVVAAGRSDNLLGLLGTLRAHLDVAFTHCLKVSATMTVFGLGLGLRETDLVDLAQSGLLHDIGKITISPDLLLKPTPLADQERRIFEAHPRASVDVLRRSEDFDETVIRIAENHHERLDGSGYPRALKGGQIDDPSLLAAIADRFATLTEGGPMQRRMTAEEAVAAMKQEAKGGLEPHFFMKFAEMVGDGLIL is encoded by the coding sequence ATGGAAAACCAGTCCATACTAATTGCGTGCCGGGACAGAGAGCCGCTGAAGAACATTATCAAGGCGATCGCTCTCAACCACAAGGTGACCCTTCATCAGGATGGCGCCGCGGCACTGGAGTCGATCCTGCTCGACATGCCGCGCATCGCGCTCATCGATATCGACCTGCCCGGCATGAACGCCACAGAGCTCGCGAGGCGGGTCCACCGCTCGATGTCGCACAGTTTGCCCACCCTGGTGCTGTTCGGCCGCAAGGGCGACGTGCGGCTGTCCGCGATGATCACCCATGGGTTCGCGCAGGGGTTCATCGAGCTGCCGTCATCGGACGGCGCGTTTCTCGAGCGCTTCTGGAACATTGTCGACAGCCGGCTGCGCGCGAGCTGGGCCGGGTTGAACGAGGTGCAGCGGGCGCTGCTCGAAGCGGGTTCCGAGTGCGTGGACATGATGGCCCGGACCGCTGCTGCCGATGAGCCGGTCGACGCGGATCTGGTCAACACATTCTGCAGTTCGGTCGTGGCGGCGGGCCGATCCGACAACCTTCTCGGCCTGCTCGGAACGCTGCGGGCGCACCTTGACGTCGCCTTCACCCACTGCCTGAAGGTCAGCGCCACGATGACCGTGTTCGGCCTCGGGCTCGGTCTCCGCGAGACGGATCTGGTTGATTTGGCCCAGTCTGGGCTTCTGCACGATATCGGCAAGATCACCATATCCCCGGATCTCCTGCTCAAGCCAACGCCGCTGGCGGACCAGGAACGGCGCATCTTCGAGGCGCACCCGAGGGCGTCGGTCGACGTTTTGCGGCGCAGCGAGGACTTCGACGAAACTGTCATCCGGATCGCCGAAAACCATCATGAACGCCTTGACGGCAGCGGCTATCCGCGCGCATTGAAGGGCGGCCAGATCGACGACCCCAGCCTGCTCGCGGCCATCGCTGATCGCTTCGCGACGCTAACCGAAGGCGGTCCGATGCAGCGGCGGATGACCGCGGAAGAGGCGGTCGCGGCCATGAAGCAGGAGGCGAAAGGAGGACTTGAACCGCATTTCTTCATGAAGTTCGCGGAGATGGTTGGCGACGGCCTGATCCTTTAA
- a CDS encoding HD domain-containing protein, whose amino-acid sequence MTRPLVFAARDTDRYRSIVASLTVDHAKVVVMDDGFKCLDAIVLQPPHAVLVDIEIPGMPVFELLTRIRHSGGEPRPVVVVFGRQDEPRLRTVASQGLADGFIALPCRDAAFMARFADVLDARAEAANTRLNTIQRSLLKLGRQCTHDMRRAFEAEEPINSTTVDAFCQSLVAAARSEELVSTFDALRAHHSHSFVHVLRVASAMTVFGHHAGMRDGDLMRLAQAGFLHDVGKLCMSHAILSKPGPLTEDEWVLVKEHPAVSVDILSRGNGFSKDTIDAAHNHHERIDGTGYPRGLKGGQIDDLSLVCAVADVFSALTEKRSYKPRLSHAEALVIMRTMTGHHLEPSFFARFEEIVHAGLIV is encoded by the coding sequence ATGACCAGGCCGCTCGTGTTCGCGGCTCGAGACACGGACCGCTACCGATCCATCGTGGCGTCGTTGACGGTCGACCACGCCAAGGTCGTCGTCATGGATGACGGCTTCAAGTGCCTGGACGCGATCGTCTTGCAACCGCCGCACGCCGTGCTGGTGGACATCGAAATTCCGGGAATGCCGGTGTTCGAACTGCTGACCCGCATCCGCCATTCCGGCGGCGAGCCCCGCCCGGTGGTCGTCGTGTTCGGTCGGCAGGACGAGCCGCGGCTACGGACGGTTGCGTCGCAAGGCCTGGCGGACGGGTTCATCGCGCTGCCATGCCGCGACGCGGCGTTCATGGCCAGATTTGCGGACGTGCTCGACGCGCGCGCGGAAGCCGCAAACACACGGCTCAACACCATCCAGCGCTCGCTGCTCAAGCTCGGCCGGCAATGCACGCACGACATGAGGCGGGCATTCGAAGCCGAGGAGCCGATAAACTCAACCACCGTCGACGCGTTCTGCCAAAGCCTTGTCGCGGCGGCCCGCTCCGAAGAGCTGGTCAGCACCTTCGACGCGCTGAGGGCACACCACAGTCACTCGTTCGTCCACGTGCTCCGCGTGGCGAGCGCGATGACCGTGTTCGGACACCATGCCGGCATGCGCGATGGCGACCTGATGCGGCTCGCTCAGGCGGGGTTCCTCCACGACGTCGGCAAGCTGTGCATGTCCCACGCCATTCTGAGCAAGCCGGGGCCGCTCACGGAGGACGAATGGGTGCTGGTGAAGGAGCACCCCGCAGTTTCGGTGGACATCCTGTCCCGCGGCAACGGCTTCAGCAAGGACACCATCGACGCCGCCCACAATCATCACGAGCGGATCGACGGAACCGGCTATCCGCGCGGCCTGAAGGGCGGCCAGATCGACGACCTGAGCCTGGTGTGCGCGGTGGCCGACGTGTTTTCCGCATTGACGGAGAAGCGCTCCTACAAGCCGCGGCTGTCCCACGCCGAGGCGCTGGTGATCATGCGGACGATGACCGGCCATCACCTGGAGCCATCGTTCTTCGCCCGCTTCGAAGAGATCGTCCACGCCGGCCTGATCGTCTGA
- a CDS encoding GMC family oxidoreductase → MFTIRFKTVTYRPDLQITLRNSIDGWNEDVPGEYENDAWNFVLPTDRYAGGFEFKFILEEQYWSTSGNLQLAPADGQTYEYDAAQVTFPPVNEVITEVLKENGRVQQLFFVPNLDENKLYDVIVVGSGIGGGILADQLSDFGLDVLVLEAGSYLFPTHVGNLPRQHVLQAQVDKNIWHLWDEFKITNYVNAPGSKYGGGQGFNLGGRSLFWGAFMPRMTWWELDSWPTQVRWDLENFAYDLGEQLLSKATLDSSYQNQVLGGIAGALPEYVVRTAPMAIQHTNAERRTVPGGVFSTADLLMESRLTGGPVGADKLTINLNHAVTSIETEAGEAKSVVAYDLISDKVRTYKARFVVLAAGTVESGKLAQLSNLADPNGKIGKGITDHPIFFTHFAIGPSSAYFDLNAAAKIMFRHQAAGFLPGGGNGAPPFENLHRYNVILELGADFNQGRFVDPDILNAHLAAKGNTMLCEIVFLFNAALSDTHALVHAGPAYAKPVVTMDEVPITVEEWNEILAVQNRVFAEVGAQPLAGGDLIPDRGGLGGVAHEVGTLRLGTNPGAQYQDGVVDPDLKMLGYANLFVCDLSVFPSSPAANPTLTLAALALRLARHIRAIA, encoded by the coding sequence ATGTTCACGATTCGGTTCAAGACCGTCACCTATCGCCCCGATCTGCAGATCACGCTCCGCAACAGCATCGACGGCTGGAACGAGGACGTGCCGGGCGAGTACGAGAACGACGCCTGGAACTTCGTGCTGCCCACCGACCGCTACGCCGGCGGTTTCGAGTTCAAGTTCATCCTGGAGGAGCAATACTGGTCGACCTCCGGTAATCTCCAGCTGGCGCCGGCGGACGGCCAGACCTACGAGTACGACGCGGCCCAGGTCACGTTTCCACCGGTCAACGAAGTGATCACCGAGGTGCTCAAGGAGAACGGCCGCGTCCAGCAGCTGTTCTTCGTGCCCAACCTCGACGAGAACAAGCTCTACGACGTGATCGTCGTCGGCTCCGGCATCGGCGGCGGTATCCTCGCCGACCAGCTTTCGGACTTTGGCCTCGACGTCCTGGTCCTGGAGGCCGGCAGCTACCTGTTTCCAACCCACGTCGGCAACCTGCCGCGTCAGCACGTGTTGCAGGCCCAGGTCGACAAGAACATCTGGCACCTGTGGGACGAGTTCAAGATCACCAACTACGTCAACGCGCCCGGCTCCAAGTACGGAGGCGGCCAGGGGTTCAACCTCGGCGGCCGCAGCCTGTTCTGGGGCGCGTTCATGCCGAGGATGACGTGGTGGGAACTGGACTCGTGGCCGACCCAGGTGCGCTGGGATCTGGAGAACTTCGCCTACGACCTCGGCGAACAACTCCTCAGCAAGGCGACGCTCGATTCGTCCTATCAGAACCAGGTACTCGGCGGCATCGCCGGCGCGCTTCCGGAGTACGTGGTGCGCACCGCGCCGATGGCCATCCAGCACACCAATGCGGAGCGGCGAACGGTCCCCGGCGGCGTGTTCTCGACCGCCGACCTGCTCATGGAATCCCGATTGACCGGCGGCCCGGTTGGTGCCGACAAGCTCACCATCAATCTCAACCACGCGGTCACCAGCATCGAGACCGAGGCCGGCGAGGCCAAATCGGTGGTCGCCTACGACCTGATCAGCGACAAGGTGCGGACGTACAAGGCGCGGTTCGTGGTGCTGGCGGCCGGCACGGTGGAAAGCGGCAAGCTCGCCCAGCTCAGCAATCTCGCCGACCCCAACGGCAAGATCGGCAAGGGGATCACCGACCACCCGATCTTCTTCACCCATTTTGCCATTGGCCCCTCGTCCGCCTACTTTGACCTGAACGCCGCCGCGAAGATCATGTTCCGCCACCAGGCGGCGGGGTTTCTGCCGGGCGGCGGCAACGGCGCGCCGCCGTTCGAGAACCTCCACCGCTACAACGTCATTCTCGAACTCGGCGCCGACTTCAACCAGGGACGGTTCGTCGATCCGGACATCCTCAACGCCCATCTTGCCGCCAAGGGCAACACCATGCTCTGCGAGATCGTGTTCCTGTTCAACGCGGCGTTGAGCGACACCCACGCCCTCGTTCACGCCGGCCCGGCGTATGCCAAGCCGGTGGTGACCATGGACGAGGTGCCGATAACGGTGGAGGAGTGGAACGAGATCCTCGCCGTGCAGAACCGGGTCTTTGCGGAAGTGGGGGCTCAGCCCCTCGCCGGCGGCGATCTGATCCCCGACCGCGGGGGCCTAGGCGGGGTCGCCCACGAGGTGGGGACCTTGCGCTTGGGCACCAACCCCGGCGCCCAGTACCAGGACGGCGTCGTCGACCCGGACCTCAAGATGCTCGGCTATGCCAACCTGTTCGTTTGCGACCTGTCGGTGTTCCCGTCGTCACCGGCCGCCAATCCGACCCTCACCCTGGCGGCCCTGGCCCTCCGCCTCGCCCGCCACATCCGGGCGATCGCCTAG
- a CDS encoding LOG family protein, with translation MNAGDTPGKSYLNHEFLASRDARVLRILAEYLHPAARFEALRISDTIVFWGSARLRSRELALAELEDVRRNRGDVAAAEQRLAMSRYYEDCRTLARRLTEWSKRLDQERQRFVVCTGGGPGIMEAANRGASEAHGLNVGLGVSLPHEECGNAYITSQLAFEFHYFFMRKYWFVYLAKALVAFPGGFGTLDEFFELMTMVQTGKLRKKLPIVLYGREFWDAVLNLDAMVRFGTIDADDLRLFHTVDSVDEAFDIIVHELMRVALPTPGGGL, from the coding sequence ATGAACGCCGGAGACACGCCCGGAAAGTCCTACCTCAACCACGAATTCCTCGCCAGCCGCGACGCCCGGGTGTTGCGCATTCTTGCCGAGTACCTCCATCCGGCGGCGCGCTTCGAGGCGCTCCGCATCTCCGACACCATCGTCTTTTGGGGATCCGCGCGGTTGCGCTCCCGCGAATTGGCGCTTGCAGAGTTGGAAGACGTACGACGCAACAGAGGCGATGTGGCCGCGGCGGAGCAACGCCTTGCCATGTCCCGGTACTACGAGGACTGCCGGACCCTTGCCCGCCGCCTGACCGAGTGGTCGAAGCGCCTCGATCAGGAGCGCCAACGGTTCGTGGTGTGCACCGGCGGCGGCCCCGGCATCATGGAGGCCGCCAACCGCGGCGCTTCCGAGGCACACGGGCTCAACGTCGGCCTCGGAGTCTCGCTGCCCCACGAAGAATGCGGCAACGCATACATCACGAGCCAGCTTGCGTTCGAGTTCCACTATTTCTTCATGCGGAAATACTGGTTCGTCTACCTGGCCAAGGCCCTGGTGGCGTTCCCGGGTGGTTTCGGCACCCTCGACGAGTTCTTCGAGCTGATGACCATGGTGCAGACCGGCAAGCTACGGAAGAAACTTCCAATCGTCCTCTATGGCCGCGAGTTCTGGGATGCGGTGCTCAACCTTGACGCCATGGTGCGTTTCGGCACCATCGATGCGGATGACCTCCGCTTGTTCCACACGGTCGATTCCGTCGACGAGGCCTTCGACATCATCGTGCATGAGTTGATGCGGGTCGCCCTGCCGACCCCCGGCGGCGGCTTATAA
- a CDS encoding HAD family hydrolase, with protein MTRRATEPTAATCDAVFFDFDGVLAESADIKTRAFIQMYKEHGAAVVDAVVAHHTVHAGVSRRKKIRYYHKMFLGQRLSEDQLEALARRFSALVEDAVVDAAWVAGARDWLDANRHRLPLFVISGTPEQELQRIVRRRGMEGYFVAVHGSPPSKVPIIRDLLDEHAFEPSRVLFVGDSLTDYKAACATELRFIGRVPPGGQNPFPPDTPAIADLTELMP; from the coding sequence ATGACTCGCCGCGCGACGGAGCCGACTGCGGCAACCTGTGATGCGGTGTTCTTCGATTTTGACGGCGTCCTTGCGGAGTCCGCCGACATCAAGACCCGCGCCTTCATCCAGATGTACAAGGAGCACGGTGCAGCGGTGGTCGACGCCGTCGTCGCCCATCACACCGTCCACGCCGGCGTTTCGCGCCGCAAGAAGATCCGCTACTACCACAAGATGTTTCTTGGCCAGCGCCTCAGCGAGGATCAATTGGAGGCACTGGCGCGCCGGTTTTCCGCGCTCGTCGAAGACGCAGTGGTCGATGCCGCGTGGGTCGCGGGGGCCCGTGACTGGCTCGACGCCAACCGGCACCGGCTGCCGCTGTTCGTAATCTCGGGAACGCCGGAGCAGGAACTGCAGCGCATCGTCCGGCGTCGCGGCATGGAGGGTTACTTCGTCGCGGTCCACGGCTCCCCGCCGAGCAAGGTGCCGATCATTCGCGACCTTCTGGACGAGCACGCATTCGAGCCCTCGCGCGTGCTGTTCGTCGGCGACTCGCTCACCGACTACAAGGCAGCCTGCGCGACCGAGTTGCGCTTCATCGGCCGCGTGCCGCCGGGCGGCCAAAATCCGTTCCCGCCCGACACTCCGGCGATCGCCGATCTGACCGAATTGATGCCGTAG
- a CDS encoding molybdenum cofactor biosynthesis protein MoaE, translated as MIRIQQQDFDVGAELERLSRDNASVGGVCAFVGLVRDMAGGAPVTSMTLEHYPAMTERQLHDIDTEARERWPLIDTVIIHRFGRLHSGDRIVLVAAASAHRDAAFGACRFLIDWLKTRAPFWKREEGPDGARWVDALAADDAAAARWRAGLD; from the coding sequence ATGATCCGCATTCAGCAACAGGATTTCGATGTGGGTGCCGAACTGGAGCGGCTTTCCCGCGATAATGCGTCGGTCGGCGGCGTCTGCGCCTTTGTCGGTCTGGTGCGCGACATGGCGGGAGGCGCGCCGGTCACCTCCATGACCCTCGAGCACTATCCGGCGATGACGGAGCGGCAACTTCATGACATCGACACGGAGGCGCGGGAACGCTGGCCGCTCATCGACACAGTCATCATTCACCGTTTCGGCCGCTTGCACTCCGGCGACCGCATCGTTCTGGTCGCCGCCGCATCGGCCCACCGCGACGCAGCGTTCGGTGCCTGCCGCTTCCTCATCGACTGGCTCAAGACGCGGGCGCCGTTCTGGAAACGGGAGGAGGGTCCGGACGGCGCGCGCTGGGTCGACGCCCTTGCCGCCGACGACGCCGCAGCCGCCCGCTGGCGCGCCGGTTTGGACTGA
- the moaD gene encoding molybdopterin converting factor subunit 1, which translates to MKVLYFAWLREKAGVGEEEVAPPDEIADVADLIAWLKARGGRPAAALADLRAVRVAVNHEHVAFDHPLKPGDEVAFFPPVTGG; encoded by the coding sequence CTGAAGGTCCTGTACTTTGCATGGCTGCGCGAAAAGGCGGGCGTCGGCGAGGAAGAGGTCGCGCCACCGGATGAGATCGCCGATGTGGCCGATCTGATCGCCTGGTTGAAGGCGCGGGGAGGGAGACCCGCCGCGGCGCTGGCCGACCTCCGGGCGGTGCGTGTTGCGGTCAACCACGAGCACGTCGCGTTCGACCACCCGCTCAAGCCGGGCGACGAGGTGGCGTTCTTTCCGCCGGTCACCGGCGGATGA
- the pgsA gene encoding CDP-diacylglycerol--glycerol-3-phosphate 3-phosphatidyltransferase — protein MEPNLPNVLTISRVLATPVVCVLLYLDTGLSVWLALLAFIYACVTDFLDGFLARSWDQQSSFGRFLDPIADKLLVGLVLLMLVGIDRMPGAHVLPAAVILGREILVSGLREYLAELNVPMPVTRLSKWKTTLQMVAIGFLLTGPHGPALGPIDFTDIGLFGVWGAALLTIITGYDYLRAGLGLMGSADPRARPPKLKGVDPASDVR, from the coding sequence ATGGAACCCAATCTTCCCAATGTGTTGACGATTTCACGGGTCCTGGCGACGCCGGTCGTGTGCGTGCTGCTCTATCTGGACACCGGGTTGAGCGTCTGGCTGGCGCTTCTGGCGTTCATCTATGCCTGCGTCACGGACTTCCTGGACGGGTTCCTGGCGCGAAGCTGGGATCAGCAATCGAGCTTCGGCCGCTTCCTCGATCCCATCGCCGACAAGTTGCTGGTCGGCCTGGTTCTATTGATGCTGGTGGGGATCGATCGCATGCCGGGCGCCCATGTCCTGCCGGCCGCCGTCATCCTCGGGCGCGAGATCCTGGTGTCCGGCTTGCGCGAGTATCTGGCCGAACTCAACGTGCCGATGCCGGTCACCCGTCTGTCGAAGTGGAAAACGACGCTGCAAATGGTCGCCATCGGCTTCCTGCTTACGGGGCCCCATGGGCCTGCCCTGGGTCCGATCGACTTCACCGATATCGGGCTGTTCGGTGTGTGGGGAGCGGCACTGTTGACGATCATCACCGGCTACGACTACCTGCGCGCCGGTCTCGGCCTCATGGGATCGGCAGACCCCCGCGCGCGCCCGCCGAAGCTGAAAGGCGTTGATCCGGCCAGTGATGTGCGCTGA
- the uvrC gene encoding excinuclease ABC subunit UvrC — MPSDVTPDPAVDAQGESASAPVLGTAVIEANLRTMPEAPGVYRMIDGAGDVLYVGKARNLKKRVAAYGQPHRLGSRLRRMVLQTAAMEIVTTHTEAEALLLEANLIKRLKPRYNILLRDDKSFPSILVTADHAFPQILKHRGAKARRGEYFGPFASAGAVNQTLAVLQRAFLLRICSDSVFAARTRPCLLHQIKRCSAPCVGRISEADYGHLVEQARAFLRGDSQKVQHELAERMEAASEALAFEDAAGYRDRIRALAAVQSHQDINLAGIGDADVFAAHRDGGRTCIQAFFFRAGRNNGNRAYHPNHAHDQRTEAVIEAFLGQFYQDRPVPSLILVSHDLPHRDLVTEALCVHAGHRVQVVRPQRGDKAALVNHALDNARAALSRRMAESANQRQLIDALAAVLDLDTAPDRIEVYDNSHVGGRAALGAMIVAGPEGLMKNAYRKWTIKAAGFAETPAGGDDYAMMREVLTRRFARALKDDPDRDHGQWPQLVLVDGGAGQLNVARQVLADLGIEDVALAAIAKGPDRNAGRERIFLPDRPPLTLEASDPVLYFLQRLRDEAHRFAIGGHRDKRSRALKTSSLDAIPGIGARRKKALLHHFGSATAVARAGRTDIEAVDGISRAIADRIYDWFHAEG, encoded by the coding sequence ATGCCGTCCGATGTAACGCCCGATCCGGCCGTCGACGCCCAAGGAGAGTCCGCCTCCGCACCCGTCCTCGGCACGGCGGTGATCGAAGCAAACCTGCGCACGATGCCGGAGGCGCCGGGCGTCTACCGGATGATCGACGGCGCCGGCGACGTGCTCTACGTCGGCAAGGCGCGCAATTTGAAGAAACGGGTCGCGGCGTACGGGCAACCCCATCGGCTGGGATCCCGCCTCCGCCGCATGGTGTTGCAGACCGCCGCGATGGAGATCGTCACCACCCACACCGAGGCCGAAGCGCTGCTCCTCGAGGCCAACCTGATCAAGCGCCTCAAGCCGCGCTACAACATCCTGCTGCGTGACGACAAGTCGTTCCCGTCCATCCTGGTCACCGCCGATCACGCGTTTCCCCAGATCCTCAAGCACCGCGGCGCCAAGGCGCGCCGGGGCGAGTACTTCGGGCCGTTCGCTTCGGCGGGCGCGGTCAACCAGACGCTGGCGGTGCTGCAGCGGGCGTTTCTGCTGCGCATCTGTTCGGACTCCGTGTTCGCCGCGCGCACCCGCCCGTGCCTCCTGCACCAGATAAAGCGCTGCTCGGCACCGTGCGTCGGGCGGATCAGCGAGGCGGATTATGGGCATCTGGTGGAGCAGGCGCGGGCGTTCCTGCGCGGCGACAGCCAGAAAGTGCAACACGAACTGGCCGAACGCATGGAGGCGGCCAGCGAGGCGCTGGCATTCGAGGACGCCGCCGGATATCGCGACCGCATCCGGGCGCTCGCCGCAGTCCAGTCCCACCAGGACATCAATCTGGCCGGCATCGGCGACGCCGACGTGTTTGCGGCGCACCGCGACGGCGGGCGCACCTGCATCCAGGCGTTCTTCTTCCGCGCCGGGCGCAATAACGGCAACCGCGCCTATCACCCGAACCATGCCCATGACCAGCGGACGGAGGCGGTCATCGAAGCGTTCCTCGGGCAGTTTTACCAGGATCGGCCGGTGCCCTCGCTGATTCTGGTCAGCCACGACCTTCCGCACCGCGACCTGGTCACCGAGGCGCTGTGCGTCCATGCCGGGCATCGGGTTCAGGTCGTCCGCCCGCAGCGCGGCGACAAGGCGGCGCTGGTCAACCACGCGCTCGACAACGCGCGCGCCGCGCTGAGCCGTCGCATGGCGGAAAGCGCCAACCAGCGTCAGTTGATCGACGCCTTGGCCGCCGTCCTCGACCTGGACACGGCGCCAGACCGCATCGAGGTGTACGACAACAGCCATGTTGGCGGCCGCGCCGCCCTCGGCGCGATGATCGTCGCAGGCCCCGAGGGCCTGATGAAGAATGCCTATCGCAAGTGGACGATCAAGGCGGCCGGCTTCGCGGAGACGCCGGCGGGCGGCGACGATTACGCGATGATGCGGGAGGTGCTGACCCGCCGTTTCGCACGGGCGCTGAAGGACGATCCCGACCGTGACCACGGGCAGTGGCCACAGCTCGTGCTCGTCGACGGAGGCGCCGGTCAGCTCAACGTCGCCAGGCAGGTGCTGGCCGATCTCGGCATCGAGGACGTCGCGCTGGCCGCCATCGCCAAGGGACCGGACCGCAACGCGGGGCGGGAGCGTATATTCCTGCCGGACCGGCCGCCGTTGACGCTGGAGGCCAGCGACCCGGTGCTGTACTTTCTCCAGCGCCTCCGCGACGAGGCGCACCGGTTCGCGATCGGCGGCCATCGCGACAAGCGCAGCCGGGCGCTCAAGACCTCGTCCCTCGACGCCATTCCCGGCATCGGCGCCCGCCGCAAGAAGGCGCTGCTCCACCACTTCGGATCGGCGACTGCGGTGGCGCGGGCCGGCCGCACCGACATCGAAGCGGTGGACGGGATCAGCCGCGCCATCGCCGACCGGATCTATGATTGGTTCCACGCCGAAGGTTAG
- a CDS encoding dihydroneopterin aldolase, which produces MVHPLHIADARNAIRHVFIRDFVLHCSIGVHRHEHVRPQRVRINLDLAVVDEGDIGDELGNVVCYERIADGVRAIVGGRHVKLVETLAEDIARLVLRDGRVRSARVRVEKLDVFADAASVGVEIERFAAGPLAATTTQ; this is translated from the coding sequence ATCGTTCACCCGCTGCACATTGCCGATGCGCGGAACGCCATCCGCCATGTCTTCATCCGCGATTTCGTGCTGCATTGCTCGATCGGGGTGCATCGCCACGAGCATGTCCGGCCGCAGCGGGTGCGCATCAACCTCGACCTGGCCGTGGTTGACGAAGGCGACATCGGCGACGAGCTCGGCAACGTGGTGTGTTACGAACGGATTGCCGATGGAGTACGCGCCATCGTCGGCGGTCGCCACGTCAAGCTTGTGGAAACGCTGGCCGAGGACATTGCCCGCCTGGTGCTGCGCGACGGCCGGGTACGCTCCGCCCGGGTGCGCGTGGAGAAGCTCGACGTGTTCGCGGACGCCGCCAGCGTCGGCGTCGAGATCGAACGCTTTGCGGCCGGTCCCCTGGCGGCCACCACGACTCAGTAA